A genome region from Carya illinoinensis cultivar Pawnee chromosome 2, C.illinoinensisPawnee_v1, whole genome shotgun sequence includes the following:
- the LOC122301951 gene encoding F-box protein GID2-like translates to MKRALHSSEFLEAGDDKRKRTKLLDKQDEKHEEDRFVNLNEDLLFEVLKHVDAGTLATAACVSKKWRNTANDERLWEMICTRHCANVGCGSDQLRSVVLALGGFRRLHAFCLWPLLKTSSSRTLSASSFPSKKGCRSWGKDEVQLSLSLLSIRYYEKMDCSSQACSNRKC, encoded by the coding sequence ATGAAGCGAGCACTCCACTCCAGCGAGTTTCTCGAGGCCGGAGACGATAAGAGAAAGAGAACAAAGCTCTTAGACAAACAAGACGAGAAGCACGAAGAGGATAGGTTCGTGAACCTCAACGAAGATTTACTGTTTGAGGTACTGAAGCACGTGGACGCGGGCACTCTGGCCACGGCGGCGTGCGTTAGCAAGAAGTGGCGGAACACGGCGAACGACGAGAGGTTATGGGAGATGATCTGCACGCGCCACTGTGCTAACGTTGGGTGCGGCAGCGACCAGCTCCGCTCGGTGGTCCTCGCTCTCGGAGGCTTCCGTCGGCTCCACGCGTTCTGCCTCTGGCCGCTCCTCAAAACCTCGTCGTCGCGCACTCTCTCAGCGTCGTCGTTCCCGTCGAAGAAGGGGTGTCGGAGTTGGGGAAAAGATGAGGTTCAGCTCTCGCTGTCGCTGCTGTCCATTCGGTACTACGAGAAGATGGATTGCAGCTCCCAAGCTTGTTCGAATAGAAAATGTTGA
- the LOC122301950 gene encoding probable receptor-like protein kinase At5g24010, with translation MILMEMLRFFKVLFPLFFLLLSPAYTLPNKYFINCGSKSNITVGGRSFLGDLNSGSFSVGPSSIIVATESSLDTSLYQTARIFTNRSSFEFDIIDIGIHYVRIHFFPFVSGRVNLADARFDVSVSNFSLLSNFGVKSIGKAPVIKEYLLTINGSKFNIHFNPGRKSFAFVSAIEVFRLPDQEFVGDNIDLGTLGQNNSYRGVRSQVLHTIHRVNVGGPETNDTLWRNWIPDHNYLLPTGSAKTCVPYEGTLLYDINGASNYSASDLVYKTCRELNLDYNGGSSNSPNITWRFEVSRSATHLVRLHFCDIVSQNSEEIYFNLYFYGNIGAMISTFNLSGTRAAPLYYDFVVDSDDSGSMNMSVGPNQDSIYKTAYLNGVEIMEFMKEASLVPSGSKEKKTLHVIVGTVCGLAFVVILVVLFLMGLKCNKANHGDGVGSLPFFHGKGSPGKGAASASPVRNLNLKLRMPLLEILDATHNFDTKLLIGEGGFGKVYRGYLRSGMTVAVKRSDPKRGQGLPEFETEVLVLSRIRHRHLVSLYGYCEEKSEMILVYEFMENGSLRDHIYHSNDNSDSEGPSKRSKLSWKQRLEICIGSAKGLHYLHSCSSGGIIHRDVKSANILLNKHYVAKVADFGLSRSGPLDPDHISVGIKGSFGYMDPEYFRSLQFTDKSDVYSFGVVLLEVLCARPAIINSPNREEVNLAEWGRFWQNKGQLEKIIDPSLVGEINPNSLRKFGETAEKCLKGDGASRPTMLDVLWDLEYALQLHQTAVHKEPHEDTGTNALLELPLLTIQHLPSKSIPDWGDDNVSMGSKGIKGLDTTNDGSVLSV, from the coding sequence ATGATTTTAATGGAAATGCTTCGTTTCTTTAAGgttcttttccctctcttttttctgCTTCTCTCACCAGCATATACTCTTCCAAATAAGTACTTCATCAATTGTGGGTCAAAGTCCAACATAACTGTCGGCGGTCGGAGCTTCCTCGGTGATCTGAATTCTGGGTCTTTCTCAGTTGGACCAAGCTCTATTATCGTTGCCACCGAATCATCACTAGATACGTCTCTTTATCAAACTGCAAGAATATTCACAAACCGATCTTCATTTGAGTTTGATATCATCGATATTGGCATTCATTATGTACGCATTCATTTCTTTCCGTTTGTGTCCGGGAGGGTTAATCTGGCTGATGCCAGATTCGATGTTTCAGTTTCTAATTTTTCACTGTTATCAAATTTTGGTGTTAAAAGCATTGGTAAAGCGCCTGTGATTAAGGAATACTTGCTCACTATCAATGGAAGCAAGTTCAACATCCACTTTAATCCTGGGAGAAAATCTTTTGCTTTCGTAAGTGCCATTGAAGTCTTCCGTCTTCCAGATCAGGAGTTTGTCGGGGATAATATTGATCTTGGTACTCTCGGGCAAAACAATAGTTACCGTGGTGTCCGGTCTCAGGTTTTACATACGATTCACAGGGTCAATGTTGGAGGTCCAGAGACTAATGACACACTGTGGAGGAATTGGATACCGGATCATAATTATTTACTCCCTACAGGGTCTGCAAAAACATGTGTTCCTTATGAAGGTACGCTTTTATATGATATTAATGGAGCAAGTAATTATAGTGCCTCAGATCTTGTCTACAAGACCTGCAGAGAACTGAATTTGGATTACAATGGCGGATCATCAAATTCTCCTAACATAACTTGGCGTTTTGAAGTGAGTAGGAGTGCCACACATCTGGTTAGGCTGCACTTTTGCGATATTGTCAGCCAGAATTCTGAGGAAATCTACTTCAATCTCTATTTTTACGGAAATATCGGTGCAATGATAAGTACGTTTAACTTAAGTGGAACGAGGGCAGCTCCATTGTATTACGATTTTGTGGTTGATTCAGATGATTCGGGATCTATGAATATGAGTGTAGGGCCTAATCAGGATTCAATATATAAAACAGCATATCTGAATGGGGTGGAGATAATGGAGTTTATGAAGGAAGCAAGTTTGGTACCTTCTGGCAGTAAGGAAAAGAAAACCCTTCATGTTATAGTTGGTACCGTTTGTGGCCTGGCATTTGTCGTCATTTTGGTAGTGCTGTTCTTGATGggtttaaaatgcaataaagcAAATCATGGTGATGGAGTGGGCTCATTGCCATTTTTTCATGGAAAAGGAAGTCCTGGTAAGGGAGCAGCAAGTGCCTCCCCTGTTCGTAATTTGAACTTGAAGTTGAGGATGCCTCTTCTTGAGATACTAGATGCCACTCATAACTTTGACACCAAATTATTGATAGGTGAGGGTGGGTTTGGGAAAGTTTATAGAGGGTATCTTCGGAGTGGCATGACTGTGGCAGTCAAACGAAGTGATCCAAAACGTGGCCAGGGACTTCCAGAATTCGAAACAGAAGTATTGGTCTTGTCGAGAATTCGTCATCGCCATCTTGTTTCTTTGTACGGATATTGCGAAGAAAAGTCAGAGATGATATTGGTGTATGAATTCATGGAAAATGGGAGCCTGAGAGATCATATCTATCATTCAAATGACAACTCTGACTCTGAGGGACCATCTAAAAGATCTAAGTTGTCTTGGAAGCAACGGCTTGAAATTTGTATTGGTTCGGCTAAGGGCCTTCATTACCTGCACTCATGTTCAAGTGGGGGAATCATTCACCGTGATGTTAAGTCAGCAAACATCCTGCTGAATAAACATTACGTGGCTAAAGTTGCTGATTTTGGTCTTTCAAGATCAGGTCCTCTCGATCCAGATCATATCAGTGTTGGCATAAAAGGTAGCTTTGGCTATATGGATCCCGAATATTTTAGATCTCTTCAATTCACAGACAAATCTGATGTCTACTCCTTCGGTGTGGTACTTCTTGAAGTTCTTTGTGCTAGACCAGCTATCATTAACTCACCCAACAGGGAGGAGGTGAACCTAGCTGAATGGGGGCGGTTTTGGCAAAACAAAGGACAACTTGAAAAGATTATTGATCCCTCTTTAGTGGGAGAAATTAACCCTAATTCATTAAGAAAGTTTGGCGAAACAGCTGAGAAGTGTTTGAAGGGTGATGGAGCTAGCAGGCCTACCATGCTTGATGTGCTGTGGGACTTGGAATATGCACTGCAGCTTCATCAAACTGCGGTGCATAAAGAGCCGCATGAGGACACTGGAACAAATGCCCTTTTGGAGTTACCTTTGCTTACCATTCAGCATTTGCCTTCTAAAAGCATCCCAGATTGGGGAGATGATAATGTGTCCATGGGAAGCAAAGGGATCAAGGGTTTGGATACAACAAATGATGGGAGTGTTCTCTCAGTTTAG